Genomic DNA from Desulfonema ishimotonii:
GGAAATGGCCGATGGCGCTGTCCCTCATATGCGCCCTCTTTTTTACCGCATTGCCCACGGCACAGGCGGATATCTACTGGGAATCTGTACAGCTTGTCCAGGGGAAGGGCTGGCCGACCAAAAAGAAGATGATCAGGAACTATCTGACACCGGACTGCACCCGGATGGACATCGGTGAAAATGTGCTGATCGCGGATTTCAGGCATATGACCGGATATGTGCTGAATACCGATGACAAGATGTTTCTGGAGATGCAGATGAAAAATGTGGGCAAGATACCGGAGGGGCTGAAAGAGGAGATCCGGGTGGTGCCGACCCGCGAAACCCGGAATATCGCAGGTTACAACTGCCGGAAATACAAGGTCTCCTTTATGCAGCGTGACTACGACCAGTGGCTCTCCAGAGATGTGGACGGGTACAGGGAGTTAAAGGCCATCAACGACAGGCTGTCCACGCAAATTCGTCAGAACCCGCTGTTTCAGATGGGCATTGTGGGAAAAATGGACAAG
This window encodes:
- a CDS encoding DUF4412 domain-containing protein gives rise to the protein MKRRKWPMALSLICALFFTALPTAQADIYWESVQLVQGKGWPTKKKMIRNYLTPDCTRMDIGENVLIADFRHMTGYVLNTDDKMFLEMQMKNVGKIPEGLKEEIRVVPTRETRNIAGYNCRKYKVSFMQRDYDQWLSRDVDGYRELKAINDRLSTQIRQNPLFQMGIVGKMDKLDGFPVQTVMRFSDGRVKTITLRRVSKKHLDPSVFNVPPGYKPPY